Below is a window of Rhodamnia argentea isolate NSW1041297 chromosome 11, ASM2092103v1, whole genome shotgun sequence DNA.
CCTGAACAATGAAGTGTTGACATTGAAATTCCCTGCGTATGCAATGACTGCATAAGAGTTGGCACGCATCATCATTTTCAAAGGATAACAAGTCCCACAAAGATCACTTTTCTTTCTTGATAATCTCAATAGTTGACTTTGTCAAGCAGCCGATCCCTATTCCCAGTGAAAAATTCAGGGCAAGTCTTATCTCTTTTGTCGTGGCAGCCGATCGCTATTCACTCTGGACCACAGACTCCTTTTCTCGAGTACAAAAAAGGCTCAGCTTTCTGCAACTTCCTGATTCTTGAACAAGGCCAAAACAATGCGCAGCAGACACCATTGCTTCCTCCTATTGCTACTATTAAGCTTATATGCTCTGACCGCGGCCTCCCTTGATGCCTGTCCTTCTGTTCCCGGCCTCGATGCTGGGGCGTGCTCCGTCCCCACCGGCGAAAAGAATGAGAATCTACTCTCAATGCGAGTGTACGGCGGTGGGAGGATCGTTGACATCACGCATAGGATCACGCCAGACTTGCCCTCGTTCGACTCTAAAGAGAGGTTGGGACAATTCCTCTGGCTACTCCTCAGCATGAAGAATGGCTCCATCGCGAATTTCTCCGAGATCAAGCTTCCCGCTCACACGGGCACCCACGTTGATGCTCCCGGGCATGTTTTCGATCACTATTACGATGCCGGGTTCGACGTGGATAGCCTAGATTTGGAAGTTCTCAATGGTAATGTGTTCTTCGCTTGGATTGATAGAGTTTTGTTTTGGTTCATTATGACTTACGAGCAAACTATGCGCGTTTAAGAACACTTGATTGATGATATTCCCTCAAGGCGACACGCCATATAGCTGTTTCGCGATAGATTTCGCTGCTCggaaggtagtcgatcaccgtAGTTGAAACGAACAGAAGATCTAGTAACCAAGAGATGGGTACAAAGGTGGGAATAGAGAAGCTTGTAGGCATATATCCTCCTCCGACCTTCTTGTCAGTATGAACCCTCTCCAAAACTTACGATGCATCGAGGTAAAACTAACATTGTCGCGGTCAATCGTAACATTTGATCCTGCACTCATGCACTTCATATGAAACATTGGGAAAATGATATATTTTCAGATCTGCGAGTGTTCCtcaaaagttttgttttttcagcaaaggactttttttttttgggtctgaaGCAAAGGGTCTT
It encodes the following:
- the LOC115735761 gene encoding cyclase-like protein 2 isoform X2; amino-acid sequence: MRSRHHCFLLLLLLSLYALTAASLDACPSVPGLDAGACSVPTGEKNENLLSMRVYGGGRIVDITHRITPDLPSFDSKERLGQFLWLLLSMKNGSIANFSEIKLPAHTGTHVDAPGHVFDHYYDAGFDVDSLDLEVLNGPALLVDVPRDKNLTAEVMESLHIPKGVRRVLFRTLNTDRQLMYKKEFDTSYVGFMRDGAKWLVENTDIKLVGIDYLSVAAYDDLIPSHLVFLESREIILVEGLKLEDVPAGVYTVHCLPLRLLGAEGSPIRCILIK